CTTCAGCGACCGGGGCCCTTTTTGGTTGATTACTTGAGCGCGAGCGCGGACTTCTTGAAGTTCTCGTGGCACTCGAGCAGGTAGTTCTTGGCGAACGCCTCGTCCTCCCAGCCCATGATGGTGGGGTAGAGGTTGTCGAGGTTCTTGTAGACCTGGAAGAAGTGCTCGATCTCGAGCAGCAGGTGCGGCGAGACGTCGGTGTGCTTGGTGATCTCGGTGTAGCGGCGATCCTTGCTGGGCACGGCCAGGATCTTGAAGTCCTCACCCTTCTCGTCGGCCATCTTCAGCAGGCCGATGGGGCGCACGCGGATGATGCAGCCGGGGAAGGTGGGCTCTTCCATCGGGACGAGCACGTCGGCGGGGTCGCC
The nucleotide sequence above comes from bacterium. Encoded proteins:
- a CDS encoding inorganic diphosphatase — protein: MQSLYHYPLGDRFPQEADVIIEIAKNSRNKYEYESETGNFRLDRVLSSPLHYVTEYGFFPQTLAGDGDPADVLVPMEEPTFPGCIIRVRPIGLLKMADEKGEDFKILAVPSKDRRYTEITKHTDVSPHLLLEIEHFFQVYKNLDNLYPTIMGWEDEAFAKNYLLECHENFKKSALALK